GAAATATTACAAGGTGAATGATTATTTGTGTTCACTTCACAAGATTTCTAAGTTTCAATTAGCATGGTGATGAGGAAGCTACAGTAGCTCTTGTACTTTGCCAAACTCTTTTGTCTTTTGTGTTGAAGAGGAATTTAACCTTTGTATTCTTATTACATGTTGTAATACATTGTGCCTGTCAAAATCTATTGGACAGCCTATATAATGGCTGTGTACAAGGAACATTTCAATGAAATGTTccagtgtgtgagtgtgtgcgtgtgtgtgtgtaacatcATGCCAGGACACTGTGTAGTACACAGTGTAGTACACCTACATAATATGTTTACACTCAGTGTATTCATTTGAACTTTGTTTCtagaaggaaaagagagagagaggtgaatTTTACATGATTGCATAACTGCAATCGAACCAAATTGGATGTTCTGTTTGAAATGTCATCTTCTTTCTACAGTTAAATATTCCTTAATCTGTGTAGCGTTAATAGAGTGTATTCTTTCATTTAGATGGGCTGTTAATTACTCATCTACATCTATTCCACCTTCCATCCTTGTTACATTTGGCCATGTCGCAATCGTACAAGGCCTCAGtgttcttgttgatttttcaGTGCTTCAGTTTAGCTTCTGTGAGAAAGcgatagagaaaaaagaaaagagataaaaaaaaagacaaatcaaccagCTAGCATTGCCTTCTcatgttgaatttctttttgCACCATTGAATTGAGGAGGAATAAAAAAAGAGGTTTCACCATACAATTTGCtccaattgattttttttttttttttttagatagaaagataaactTACAATCTCTGATTGTTACATTAACTGGGTCTAACCACTTCTTTGTGCACCATCAGATGTGTAGGTGGGGGTAGGGGAGGAAGAAATTAACAAGGTATCAATGTATTTCTGGAGAAAGCAGGTGATCAGATTACCGGTAATGTACTACCCCGAGTACCCATGGACAAAATTATTTTAACTTGGAATGTAAAAGAAGTGAATGTCTGTGTGAAAGTAATCATTTTCTAACGTCTTAGACATGATTTCTCTTTAAATTGTTTCTCAGAGAGTTGTGTATCAACATCACATGAAGTGGAAACACCAAGTGGACATTGCGAGTATTAAACCTAATGCAGGAGCATTTCTTCTTCATTCCTGCAGAGAGTGGATTTTAAATCATCTTATAAAGATTCGTTACTAAACTGTATAATTACATATTTGTTCCTCAATACTCAAGCATATGTGCTTGTACTGTCAGTGGACCTAATTGAATTTTCcctattcttatttttcactAATTGAGAATGAGATGCATTGTGTGAAATAAAGTACTATCCTGTAATAACATGAAATCTCTGGATGACATGGAGTTGTGTGTGCCAATATCCAGCCATTCGTGACCAAATTGCAGATCTCTTACTAGTCTGTGTCCTTACCTCTGTCTCTTTAACCTTTTACACTTTCGTttaaattttattcatttcaattcaaataatttCCCCCATTACCACATAAAATTCTatcacaataacaacaaaagtcaatataatacaaaatatatgaacaTACAATATAAAGCAGATATAATAAGATAAGCAACTGCATAAacttatattgatttttttttttcaaacaaaatcaagGTGTTATAGGAAAATCTGGGTCTCAACAGGttaaggcaaaaaaagaaaaagaaaaagaaagtttaCAGTTTCAAGCAGTCATTTTATAAATTGCCTCGAGTAAAGGTGTAACTATTGCGGCTGttcaatatgtatatatatttatatatttatttatttatttatttatttatagcaataataatgtcacaatagaggagtgcattgaatgccaattgccttgattttaatacaaaatcagaattatatatatatatataatatatatattatatatatatatattatatatatatatatatatgtatatatatatatatatatatatatatatatatatatatatatatatatatatatgtatatattatatatcatttacTGTGAAACAAGACGATGAATGTTATTATCGGGCCTGTGATACTGTATTCCAATGATGATCTTCAGTTCATTGGCTGAAAGAGTCTCAATTGCCCCAGATATCATCAGACACGTACACGTATAAACGCAGGCCATATGCCAAGATGGTTGGTTTCATCTATACTCGGAATATAATTTACGTTACATAATGTCATGCAATGAACAGTTCTTGCCTGCATTGAAAACTTAGAGTGCTGTTTTCCTGAAGACAACATCAATATACTAAAACTGTCAGTACTTCAAACTATCTTAATCAGGGCTTCAGGAAAATGCACTAGTACCATTGATGTagcattgtgttgttgtttcttaGTTGCAGAAACTTGCAACAACTTTACCTCGTTAATCTGTAGTATTCCTATTTGCACGTACAGCGGTACAAAACGATGCGAAACATTGCAATAAGACGAGTTTTGTTTCGTGAAGTCATTCTGGTTTATGTATTGACAGAGGATTACACTGTGCAGTTCTCCCGTTGACAATTTGATAATATCTCATAACTGAATGTTACTGCCCGTATaagtaatgtcaaaattaaatCACATTGAATGAAACATATTATTCTCATCCTCACTTTGGAAATTTaaaaattttgaacaaattttgaaatttgaaacaaattggaaaaaaaaagagtattaaGGATTTTAAACAAGTTATGTCACAGTTAGAGAGGTGTATGTGGAGTATTTCTAAAACACCAGCTTATCAATTGGCATTGTTCTAGACAGTGACATATGGAAAATTGCCACTGTAATTCAAACATTTAAAAAGGAgatgaaatgtcagggaataatCAACGACCGACACCACTTTTTATCCTTTATTAAGGTACAGTACTTGAAATATGTATCTATACTGACGTTACTgcacattttattgttttgttttggttttttgttttggtttttcttttagATTAGAATACAACTGGACATCCCACATCTTCGGCCATGCTAGAATGTATTTAAAATTTCTTTTAAGCTGTTGAGAAATaaagaatttgtttgttttcaatgacCCAGTTAAAGACTTTGATTCCAGTAATCACTTATCATATTGCGAGTAATGAAGTAGAATGAAAGAGGTAACTTTCACGATCGCCATCAATACGCAGCAATGGAAGTTTTCATATCAGATTATGAGACTGTAAGATATGATATACTCAGAGGTTCCATCCTTGGCTTTCTATTTGATCTGAATGCATGATTTTGCCATTATGTTCCTAATTACTGTAGCATATTTCTGACTGATTCAATATAAACTATTTTGGAATAATGACGACGTGAACACTGGTATCATTGATATGGTACGTCTTTACTATCAAGCACAGTATTAAATCCCTTCATACAACAGTTACAATTCATTGACACGACCTCCAGCGAATTGAATTTGTAAAGCAACAAGTGAGGTGCAATTGACAAtataataaatgtaaaaaacaaacaaacataagaaACATTATTCCTCACATAATCATTGAAGTTATACGTACTTTCTGTTTATTTCCTTTGTcaatgtatgtatttcttattgCCCATTATGTAGATCTTAAATATGCAACGCATTCTGCCTTATtaccaaaatgtcattttttcgTCCCTTAGTATGACCACGTAGTAGATGAGAGTTAATAATTAGCAAAAAACACGCTCTTTATGACGAAGTTTTCTCTTGAATAAAATCTAATTTGACAAACTCATCGTTCATCGCTGTATGTATGATACTTTTATCTATCTGTGGAAAAAGGTGTTTGAACACGACAATCATCTCATCACGTGACctcataaaaaaaatataaaaaaaaaaatatatatatatatcgtcccTTGGTATGACCACGTAGTAGACGAGAGTTAAAtaagtaacacacacacacacacacacacacacacacacacacacacacacacacacacaaaacgctCTTTATGACGAAGTTTTCTCTCGGTTAAAATCTACTTTGACAAACTCATCGTTCATCGCTGTATGTATGATACTTTCATCGATCTGTGGAAAATGGCGTTTGAACACGACAATCACCTCATCACGTGACCTAAGGTAAGTTTTCTTTATGCATCCATTCTCTTGCTCTTCCAAGAGCGTAGCGTCGTTAATCGAGACAAGTCGGCCTTTCGGGAAAGCTATACACCGTATTTTCTTCAGAACTCGAATGATATCATGAACTTGGGTAGCAAGCATCTCCATGACCTCGTCAAAATGTGACAATTCAACCGGCATGTTGTCATGAATGGTGCAGTGGGTGTACCATCCGTCCTGGTCCAGGGACGCCTTGAAGAAATTTGCACCTACTGGATCGCTTTCCGCGTTGTGCAGGCGTAGGATTATATCACCTCGACGCACAAATTTGTAGCGCAAGAAGGACTCGTGGTACTCGGGGGATTCCCTCTCAAAATCTAACGGGATCAGCTGGAACGTGGGCCAGCCCCCTGAGCCAACATCCGCCAGGTGCTTGCTACCTTCCCCAGATAGGTtgtagatgatgatgatcacgTGGGCACTGCTTACACCGACGAAGTCACCTGGTACGAGGGTTACGGGGTATCCAAGGGCCTTGATAACCATGTAACAGCCGACATTGTTGCGGTAGCAACAGCCTCCCAACTTCGACATTATATCATTCTTGACCTCATGCAAATTGGGAACATGTCTGTCCTTCTTGGGCATAGCGATATTGACGAGTGTCTGGTACGGCATATTTTTATGCCAAGAAAGCAAGATTTCATTCAAGAGTGCGACTGGATCGGAGGCCATCTTCTCTTCAGGTGACGTCACTCCCAGCACTTCGCAAACGAATGTAGATGCTTCCTCTGTTGTCATCACTACGTCTGATTTCGGTTTAGTTGTAGTCATAGCAACATCCATCGTGGTTGAAAACTTTTACGAtctgaatgaaataaaaataaagacatatattattttgattttgaaacaaAACTCCTCCCtttctgtaggcctactttttaaCAACTCTTTTGCTCACAATACTGTTcacattcatattcataatcTTATTCACCTGATCCAACATAAGCATCCACATTGGTTTGAATTGTATAAATGGTTGCATTCGCCATAGCGGTCATCATAGTAACAGGCTCATCAAGCGACTCAGAAATGGGGAATGTGCCACCTCTTGGGTGCTCTTTTTGGACCTGGGAATTAAGACGACCGCGACGTTTAGTTGTCACCTGCCTTGCGTAACGTTTACCTGTAATTCTCATTTATATAGACCTGTATTCGGACACAGTTCGTTACGAGCACACGAACGAGTAGGGAAGGACGCGAATGTCCCCCAAAATGACAACTTCCAACATTCGGTGAAAGTTTTTCTCCTAACGTGATCCGACGATGGAGCCGAAAACCATTCTTGCGCAGTTCCTGCAAAGTTCTCACGACGTATATATGCGAATGTCGTATGTACCATtgctaaagcgaaccaaagcgaacttaaccaaagcgtaccgtaccgaactgtgccagTTGCGTTCGAGCGCAGcggctctgtggagaaagcgtacctcatgaattatttttatgcctccgccacgaagtgctgccggaggcattatgttttcgggttgtccgtccgtccgtccgtccttccgtccgtccgtaatgaattttgtggacagggtaactatcaaaaccttttgaggtatcctaatgaaacttggcatgtatgtgtattagggggtgaagttgtgcctatcaacttttgggtgcatatgctcaaggtcaaaggtcaaaaggtcaaggtcaaatacataaaatttcactatttccatcatatctatgcaatgcctgaagatattttcttgaaacttagtgtatacatgtattacccgattaagattctctggtgaaagtttgggtcatgaggtcaaaggtcaaaggtcaaaaggtcaagtaaaaacattaaaacttcaccttttttctttgtaccttggaaattgttcaaggcatcttcatggaacatagtatatttacatgtactgactggcagtgattatctagagaatttagggttcatggggtcaaaggtcaggggtcaaaggtcaagggcaacacttcaaaattttactatttccctcttgtttatgcaatgccagcatgattattttttttttttttacacttggtgtatgcatgtgtaacctaatagagattctctggaaagttttttttttcttttgtttttggtcaaaaggtcaaaaggtcaaaaaggtcaaaaggtcaaagatcaagggaaagtgctgaactaagtttttcctccatatcttggaagtggctctggttatcttgaaacgtatatttatgcatgttctgcctgacagtgattatctaatgaattttagggtcaaaggccagatgaaaatggtaacaagttactattcaatacagaaattccactttttctccataccttgaaaattactcaaagCATAAACgtttgaatgggtcaaagtcaagttaacgtccttaaatcccaaatacatgctctcctattcatccaattaaacctaggtcaaggaaggtgaacattcaacacatttgtgacaaacttgtcattttaatattttgccaattttgtgaaaatgtaatcacacattgtccacatgtactatctagacctattaggagaatcatgcattttgGCGGAGGCATAGGGCCTACCAGTctccatagcgacatttctagttagaaaatgtcacgcttgtttgtagcaagaatgtcattcacctgTCGCTTGAAGTACTTACAGCTgccccgaacaaagagaatgatgtttttgcattgtgacgtatgcgcatggtacgcgcatgctttacacgtgcgaacttttggtacgctttggtacgcttttggagcacatcgggaagtggtacACTTTTGGATCGGTACGGTACaagagcgttcgaacgctcctctggcgcgggtacggtacgtATACCAGTAGTTCGCTAAGGAtcgagagcgctcgaacgcaccatTTGCGTCGCGAACGTTTAAGACAGAGCTAAGATTGCATTATCTGTTCTTCTTTCCCTGCGTCGTGTTATGCAAAGTAACTTTAGATTACGCAGAATATTGCTACAAAAAGTAAAATGGTGCCCCATATGACCAGTGCTGCTGTTTGCGTGCGCAGAAcagtttcttttcttcttcttttcttttctcccttttttttttgtttgtttgtttgttttttttgcctctgaacATCCGCGTCGCAAAAAGATCTACAGCTCCCTATTGTCTCTAGGGTACGCCCAAATCATGTTTAATGAAGATGATGTGTGGGAGAACAGGCAGGAAAATCAAGTGCTTGCTGGAACAGGCCCTCGGAAAAGAAGtcagtacacacacatacacacatacacacacacaaacacaacaaggGTGCGCGCATAGTccaacaaaaagagagagaaaggagaaaaaaaaaagaacaattctGACTCAACTCAAGACAGCCTTCACCTGTCCTTggtaacatatttttttctgtgattttcGGAAAATTTGCTTTTTCTGCAATCTTGATATAGATGCATACAaatgctttttttgtgtgttttgttaatGTGTTGTTTTACGTACTGTTCCTAGAATCAGAGACTGAAAAGGTTAGGCAGCGTGCGAATGGTCATCATAAAAAAGCTGTATGTGAGC
The sequence above is a segment of the Diadema setosum chromosome 12, eeDiaSeto1, whole genome shotgun sequence genome. Coding sequences within it:
- the LOC140236335 gene encoding uncharacterized protein, coding for MDVAMTTTKPKSDVVMTTEEASTFVCEVLGVTSPEEKMASDPVALLNEILLSWHKNMPYQTLVNIAMPKKDRHVPNLHEVKNDIMSKLGGCCYRNNVGCYMVIKALGYPVTLVPGDFVGVSSAHVIIIIYNLSGEGSKHLADVGSGGWPTFQLIPLDFERESPEYHESFLRYKFVRRGDIILRLHNAESDPVGANFFKASLDQDGWYTHCTIHDNMPVELSHFDEVMEMLATQVHDIIRVLKKIRCIAFPKGRLVSINDATLLEEQENGCIKKTYLRSRDEVIVVFKRHFPQIDESIIHTAMNDEFVKVDFNREKTSS